The genomic segment GTTttcctgggtgcctgctgtttaaatgCCCAACGTAAATTTACATGaggcggtcgggaaggggttaaactggaAATTTCTGGTGAAGGAAGCCAGTACACTTTTCTGACCAGTATTTGGGAGGCTGGGGTTGCTGCTACACAAAATTTTTTGTCAACAGATTAAGAAACTGACTAAAATAATACCAAAGACACCGCGCTCAACTCACCTCACACCAACCCCCTTTTCTACTATCCACAGCTACAAGACGCTCTTCGTCAGGATTCCCTAACGAAGAGCGATGTAATTCACTCGAAACGCATTGGATGGTATTGTGGGACTAGCGGCAATCCGTAGCTCTAAAGTGGTGACGTCACCCGCTCAGCTGTGAGTACGAGCGAAGGAATTTTTGGAAGttctgccaccggccggggcagacTCCAGGACGAACAGCTCACCATAGACATAGATCCCCTGCACAGAAAGCACTTTATACATCAGCGCCTACAACCGCGTGTATAACACGCCGAACCACCAGGACTTCCAGTACAGCAATCTCAGTGCCTAGATCAAGGTAGGCTTGAATGGTACAGGATAAATCACGGTGTCTTGTAGTTGTGGATAGTAGTAAAGGGGGTTGGTGTGAGGTGAGTTGAGCGCGGTGTCTTTGGTATTATTTTAGTATGTTCACATAGAATTTCAGCACCTTACGGGAGTGCGGTGACACTGCAGCTGTGACTAGTATATAGCGCCAGTGGTTTTCTTTACGTTAAGATTAAGAAACTGACAGGCTCCATGGATGGAAGGCTTATGAAAAGAAAGGGGGGCTATTTTGGTCACTAATTTAATCCCTAATGAACCTTGCCACAAGTGACTTGACGACTTATGACTTACGAGTACGGCATGCTGATCAGGCCGGCTCCAGACCCCTGCTGTTTCTGCCTGCATCGCTGCAAAAGCCGATGACCGCAGATTAACCCATTATATGCCGCGATCAACGCTGACGGCGTCATATGAGGAtcgcagagggagggggcttcctcctcctcttcattggccTCCTGcactgcaatgacagggagccaaTGGCTGTCATGGCAATCCCAGGCCTCGCAAAGGCCTCTGGGTCTGCCATGTATGGAAGCCTGTGAGACACCGTttcaatgtagtacaatacagcatgaaacagggatcagaccctgtactgggacaaaaataaaaagggaaaatagaaaataagtattttataaaaattaaaactttACAGTAAAAAATAGTACCCCTTTCCCGTCATTAAGCGATTTTTAATAAACAATTTAACAAAAATAGACATATCAGGTATCGTTGCGTCAGTAACAAGcgactttataaaaatatcacatgacctaccccctctggtgaactctgtaaaaaaataaaaataaaaactgtgccaaaacagtttTGCCTATGCTTGCACTGGTGTTGTGAATAAGAAACCTGGACTACCACGAACTGGAACCGTATCATTTTTTAGCAGTGAatacaggttctgtttgggatcccacaATGATCCAGTTAGAGTATGGAGGACTCGTGGTGAGCATACGAATACGACAGTCAGTCACCCATAGTAgcaatacaatatatatatatggaacatACTGCAGCCACATGTTGctcctcatggcagggcttccaactatttttttcagcaagataatgttcacccacacacagcaagtgtttcccaggaatgtctgtgccagattgcaacactttcTTCACCTGCTCAGTTGCCCAACCATATATCATCTTGTATCACAGGGTACTAGAGTCTTCTTTCAATTGTAATTTTCCCCAGTAAACTTATCCTttcactctaatattgtaatcacttacatatattatCATTGCATTCACACATATAAAGTTTCATttcattccaacaactccttcttggtgcgttattttttttgtcaatgaatgTATATTAGTTTTATTCGGTGTGTGTTCTTGTCATgttctttttaatttatttacagCTTTCCACAGAGCATTTTTCATCTCTTTGTTTCTTAGGCTGTAGATCATAGGATTTAGAAGGGGAACTACAACAGAATAAAACACTGAGACCACTTTATCAATTGGGGAAGAATTCTTAGCTTTTGGGCGTATATACATGAAAATGACTGTGCCAAAAAATATGCCAACAACTGCAATATGGGATGCACAAGTAGAAAATGCTTTTTGGCGACCAATGGAAGATGGTATTCTTAAGATGGCAGTAACTACTGAGATATAAGacataaaagtaaagaaaaagcAACCAAGAATTACTGTCCAAGCCACAGCAGAAAATATAATCTCGTTTAACCAGGTTTCAGTGCAGGACAATTGTAACAGAGGACTGAAATCACAGAAGAAGTGGTCCATTATATTTGGTCCACAGAAGACTAACCGTGACATCATAGCAGCTGGCAATGAAATGGATAACCAACCTGCAATCCAAGATGCTGCTGCAAGCTTCCCACAGGTGGACCTGCACATGAGATTGGTATATCTCAAAGGAAAGCAAATAGCCAAGAAACGATCATAAGCCATTATAGCTAATAAAAAATGTTGTGTGGCTCCAAGAGAGAAGAGAAAATAAAATTGGGAAATACACCCAATGGAGGAGATTGTTTTATTTCCGGTTCCTAAATCTTTAAGCATCCTGGGAACAGTGACAGTAGTATACCACATTTCTAAGAAAGAAAAGTTTCCAATGAAGAAGTACATGGGTTTGTGAAGTGATCTCTGAAATGTCACTAAGGTGATGACAAGAAGGTTGGACATCAGAGTCATGGAGTAGATAATTAGgaacaatataaataaaaatagctGAGTTTGCTTGCTAAGGGAGAAACCCAGGAGAATAAAATGTGTTACAGAGCTGTGGTTAGTACTCATTTTGTCCACCAGGCATTTTAATGCTAAAGTCCTGAAAGggcataaaaatattaaataaataacTTCTGAGCTTGAACAAATTGTAAAATTTGTGAATTGATGCATGCCATAATACAGTGTTTTTTTGCATGAAAGATTGAATAAGATGCTAGATACAGGGTGGCCAACGAAAAAGTAGTccgcctccagcgatagtatgacaagataaacgagcaagtggattttttatttttatttttaattacccacaagtcacaaaagatgatgAAAGTGGTCCCTGTTCACGTATATGCATCTTTGGGCTGATgggctgatactgcttgcagctctttaACAGTGATGTTGCAGAAGAtaaaatgtcctgctttttccaacaagatggggcatGAACTGTTTATGGTCACCAcattccccagacttgtccataTGCGATTTgttatctgtggggaaatttaaaacagaaagcgtccgctaacaatccacatcccctggatgaactaaggaaaatatcacaaacactatccgcgccatcactgttgaagagctgcaagcagtatcaccCAACATAATTagatgtgcccaaagatgcatagatgtgaacggggaccactttcagcatcttttgtgacttgtgggtaattaaaaacaATACAATctacttgctcgttcatcttgtcatactatcactAGAgacgggctactttttcgtgggccaccctgtatttgTTACAAGACAACATTTTCCTCAAATGCTACATTTAGAGTTAAAGAGTTTTTTTGGaagttaaatattgatgacctaactgaTCGATGATCAGTGGGGAGCTCACTCCTAGTACTCTCTAACCTCCTCTGCTCTGAATGGCAGCTGTAGAATCCCACTAGGAGACCACTACAGTTATCACTTAAAGCAGAGGGGAGAGGCGGTAAAGCAGCTCAATGCAAAAAGCACTTTAAAGTGAAGCATCGTCTCCAGGGCACTtccaggagcagaacctggtaaAATAAAACATCATAACAACAATATTCATAATAAAGCTTCATGAAAGGTATGTTTGGCCTCctctccccagcccctacctagtgctgtcaacaGTTTTCCATGGTCAACACTGccaacagactccctttaaagggaatcccaTAATATCACAATACACTGAACCCTAAAAAACCCACATGCCTTATTGGAACTGTTACTTAGGATTAATTCCGATAGGAATCTTTGATACTTTATAGTTGTGTCACACGATTTGATTAACATTTGTGAAGTTTAAAGctgactataaggcctcatgcacacggacgttttttttgtggtccgcaaaaacggtttccgttgttccgtgatccgtttttttcatccgtgggtcttccttgatttttggaggatccacggacatgaaaagtgaaaaaaaaaaactaagtcaagtttgcattgaaaatgataggaaaaacggacacggatcacggatgcggatgactatcttgtgtgcatccgtgatttttcacggacccattgacttgaatgggtccgtgaaccgttgtccgtgaaaaaaataggacaggtcatatttttttcacggactggaaaaacggaccatggacgcggaagccaaacggtgctttttccaatttttttaaagtcaatgggtccgcgaaaaaaaatggaaaacagaacaacggccgtgtgcatgaggcctaagacggaTATATTTTCTATGGCCATTAAGATGCAATAAATATTTTTCCATACATAGGTAATGTGTGAACAATATAACAGTGATCTCTGCCGAGCCATTTATATAGTTAAAAGTGTGCATATCTCCTCATACATTCATAATAAATGAACACCTTTATAATTAACATAGTACAAGTTAGGGCAAAGCAGACCTAGTCAAAATGCCAACCCCACCTTTGTTAGATAATATAATACTGATAACCAAGAGAAATGTACTCTTCTACTGGATACATCATTCAGTACCCCAAAAACATATCTAGCAATATCAGCTTGTGAAACATATGCATCTAGAACAACTATACGATGGAAAACATGGAgcaagttttaaaaaaagtgGAAGCACTTAATCCCTACTGCTCACAAGCAAAGAAGGCTCAGTTAATGACACCTCAAACTCTTAATAACTTAATATTTGTAAGAGTGACTTAGGGACACCTTGGCTAGTTTAAAAATTATGTAAGCCTTCAATGATAATGTCATAATTCTTTCTGGACATGAAGGGAGACTGCAAGGGGACAATAAACATTTACATGTATTACATTTGTGCAAAAATTGTTCTTTATTTTAGTTTTCGCTttttaatggagaaaaaaaatgtaactgaaaagGATATTATTAAAAACAGTTATAGTTCAGCACAACTGCTCAGTAAAAAATGTTTATCACCTACATCTATTTGGAAagttttcagaccctttcactttttttcacattctGTTCTGTTGTGACCTTGtgctaaattaaataaaaacaaaacaagttTTTCACATAACTTAATATGCACTTAATAGCCCaatgagaaaatgaaaacagaattttacagtttttcccccccaaatttattaaaaagcaaAGACTAAAATTTTGCATGGGCATAAGTATTCAGACACTTTGATATGATACTTCATCTTTAAGATGTTTCTACAACTTaagtggagtccacctgtggtaaattcatttgattggacatgatttgtaaagacacagccctgtgaatataaggtcttacagctgacaatgcatatcagggcaaaaaacaagccccgaggagctcagagacaggattgtatgGAGGTACATATCTGGGGAGGGGTATAAAACATTTCTGCTTCACTTAAACTGTCCAAGAACACAGTGCCTGCAACatggagacctcacttggagtattgtgcgcagtactggaggccatatctccagaaggatatagatactctagagagagttcagagaagagctactaaactagtacatggattgcaggataaaacttaccaggaaaggttaaaggaccttaatatgtatagcttggaagaaagaagagacagaggggatatgatagaaacttttaaatacataaagggaatcaactcggtaaaggaggagagcatatttaaaagaagaaaaactaccacaagaggacacagttttaaattagaggggcaaaggtttaaaagtaatataaggaagtattactttactgagagagtagtggatgcatggaatagccttcctgcagaagtggtagctgcaaatacagtgaaggagtttaagcatgcatgggataggcataaggctatccttcatataagatagggccagggactattcataggattcagatatattgggcagactagatgggccaaatggttcttatctgccgacacattctatgtttccatGTTTCTAtaacaaaatgtcaaaaaagtgaaagggtctgaaaactTTCAAGGTGCATTgatggtatatcacctacactcacctaaagaattattaggaacaccatactaatacagtgttggacccccttttgccttcagaactgccttaattctacgtggcattgattcaacaaggtgctgatagcattctttagaaatgttggcccatattgataggatagcatcttgcagttgatggagatttgagggatgcacatccagggcacaaagctcccgttccaccacatcccaaagatgctctattgggttgagatctggtgactgtgggggccattttagtacagtgaactcattgtcatgttcaagaaaccaatttgaaatgtttcgagctttgtgacatggtgcattatcctgctggaagtagccatcagaggatgggtacatggtggtcatgaagggatggacatggtcagaaacaatgcttaggtagcctgtggcatttaaacgatgcccaattggcactaaggggcctaaagtgtgcccagaaaacatcccccacaccattacaccaccaccaccagcctgcacagtggtaacaaggcatgatggatacatgttctcattctgtttacgccaaattcggactctaccatttgaatgtctcaacagaaatcaagactcatcagaccaggcaacatttttccagtcttcaacagtccaattttggtgagcttgtgcaaattgtagcctctttttcctatttgtagtggagatgagtggtacccggtggggtcttctgctgttgtagcccatccgcctcaaggttgtgcgtgttgtggcttcacaaatgctttgctgcatacctcggttgtaacgagtggttatttcagtcaacgttgctcttctatcagcttgaatcagtcggcccattctcctctgacctctagcatccacaaggcatttttgcccacaggactgccgcatactggatgtttttcccttttcacaccattctttgtaaaccctagaaatggttgtgcgtgaaaatcccagtaactgagcagattgtgaaatactcagaccggcccgtctggcaccaacaaccatgccacgctcaaaattgcttaaatcacctttctttcccattctgacattcagtttggagttcaggagattgtcttgaccaggaccacccccctaaatgcattgaagcaactgccatgtgattggttgactagataattgcattaatgagaaatagaacaggtgttcctaataattctttaggtgagtgtatgtactgtatgttgaTATAATCGTGTATGAAATCTGCAGAACTGAAAGATCTGGCAAACTTGTAGTGATAAACCAAAAAGTTATATTGAAGTTGTAATTACTTGACCAGCTTTGTTATTTTCTATTAAAGTAGTTTCTAAAGTATTTTGGGAACCACAGAACTAACTGGACCAAGAAATTGCTAGTGAAGGTGGTGCtggaggtaacatagtaacatagtacataaggccgaaaaaagacatttgtccatccagttcggcctgtcatcctgcaagttgatccagaggaaggcaataaaaaaacctgtgaggtagaagccaattttccccactttaggggaataaaaaattccttcccgactccaaacaggcaatcagaataactccctggatcaacgacccctctctagtagctatagcctgtaatattattacgctccagaaacacatccaggcccctcttgaattcctttattgtactcaccatcaccacctcctcaggcagagagttccatagtctcactgctcttaccgtaaaaaatccttttctatgtttgtgtacaacccttctttcctccagacgcagaggatgtcccctcgtcacagtcacagtcctggggataaatagatgatgggatagatctctgtactgacccctgatatatttatacatattaattagatctcccctcagtcgtcttttttctaaagtgaataacctaattttgataatctttcagggtactgtagttgccccattccagttattactttagttgccctcctctggactggTGTTTAAACATGTCTTCCAGATAAAATATACGGGGTACAAAAGcattaaatatatatgtgagtGAAAGCAGGAATATAGAAGGATCTTTGAAAAAGCTCTAAACAGCCAGTCTCATTCATGATAAAACATGGAGTGTACTTTGAACAAAATTTGCAAAATGAATAATACAAGTaactataagaaactttgtaatataccttATTAGAGGAAAGGGTCTCTTTCTCCACTACTTTTCCTCCCACTTCCTGAACTGGGTATCAACCTGCAATTCACAACTAAAAACTGTCTTGAGATGACTAGAGAGACAGACTGTTAACTAAATGGGGTAATGGAGGCCATGTAGAGAAACCATTGGGTTCCCTGATAATTGCAAAATTAAAAGTTTTTATTAGTATCTCTATGTATCCTGAATTTAACAAAAAACAGAATTGCCCAGGTCCCTCTCACCAATGTTTTTTTTGCTATTATGCCTGAATGATTCTATAATCCGGATTTATTTTGGGACTTCTATCTTAAAAcagcaatgcatatcagagccagGAAACATAGAATAATATTGGGTAAGAATTGTTGAGGTAAGAATATTGGGTAAGAATTGTTGAGAAACATTTTCTATAATCTACTTTGGGTGATAAGATGCACTAAATATCCCTCCATAAGTGGCTATTTTGTGTCCATCATAATAGTAATCTCTGTCAAGCTCTTTAAACAGTTGATGAGCGGCATAGACAAAATTTGTACACGCGATATTTCGCAAGTTTTTGCATAATAATCCAATAAATTTGCGAatgctagaattcgtgatctccagtcattattctcgcaattgcgcaaatcggcactaatgatgcacatattttttgcgcaatacatgcaactttacattttatcaggtctgagtagatattactgatcggtgcactaagtattgttgtgacatcacagcactatgtctgtagctgctagggaggttcttatatagtaaaggggtaggaaactttcctattggttactagggatgttgctaagctctgacaaagatattgcagccttctcattggcccacaagcaagaagggaggtaactgatgaaaaaaaaaactagaatattcacgattccgaatatatagcactatattctacatcttcgcaaattctcgaagtgtcgatattcgcaacaaaattcacaattagaatattcgcgatcaacactcttAGTAACGCCTCATACATGAATAATATCTGACCACTGTGGTGATGTATACAGTataagggctcacgcacatgaATGTATTATATTTCTCTTCCGTTTTTGCGCactatatgcggaaccattcacttcaatggatccgcaaaatacagaaggtattcagtgtgcattccgtttccgtatttccattccgcagaaaaatagaacctgtcctatttattgtccgcaaatcacgttccgtggctccattcaagtcaatggctctgcaaaaaaaacggaatgcatatggaatgcaatcgtatgtcatctgtttttgtggaaccatctgttctacattttatgcccagcccacttTTGCCATGTGCTTAGTATTTACGAATATTGGCTGAGCACATTTGCAGGAAAGTCCCTGAGGCCTAGATATGCTGCGGACCAAATCTTTCATGATGGATGTAGAGAGGTTTCATTTGTGTGATACAAGAAAGAGCCCAAATCTGGGACACCTGCAGTGAGGGCTACCATGATTGGGTAGCCAAGGAGCGTGCATGGGAGGAGGTTGCAAAAAGCACCGTGACCTAGGCAAGACCACCCATGCTGGGGGACACCCAGGTAGATTTAAACTAATTGCAAAGATGTACCTCCTCCTCGGTACTTGTTTTGACAGTTAACTCATAAAAATGCGTAATAGGTATGAAGTCTATGTTTTGTCTTCTACACTTTACACATTTTTGCGCTATGTTGAAGCATAGATGTAATTTCGCCAGTAAAGGCCCCAGTAATGCATGAGTTAGCAAAAACTACTGTGCCATACTAGTATTAGATAAcaataaataatacaatttttATGGAAAGATGtacattatacttttttttttttttatgtggtgtGTTAACAGTACACAAAGTCAAGACAAGATGGCAGTCCTGCCGTgaccaatatacagggagtgcagaattattaggcaaatgagtattttgaccacatcatcctttttatgcatgttgtcttactccaagctgtataggctcgaaagcctactaccaattaagcatattaggtgatgtgcatctctgtaatgagaaggagtgtggtctaatgacatcaacaccctatattaggtgtgcataattattaggcaacttcctttcctttggcaaaatgggtcaaaagaaggacttgacaggctcagaaaagtcaaaaatagtgagatatcttgcagagggatgcagcactcttaaaattgcaaagcttctgaagcgtgatcatcgaacaatcaagcgtttcattcaaaatagtcaacaggatcgcaagaagcgtgtggaaaaaccaaggcgcaaaataactgcccatgaactgagaaaagtcaagcgtgcagctgccaagatgccacttgccaccagtttggccatatttcagagctgcaaactcactggagtgcccaaaagcacaaggtgtgcaatactcagagacatggccaaggtaagaaaggctgaaagacgaccaccactgaacaagacacacaagctgaaacgtcaagactgggccaagaaatatctcaagactgatttttctaaggttttatggactgatgaaatgagagtgagtcttgatgggccagatggatgggcccgtggctggattggtaaagggcagagagctccagtccgactcagacgccagcaaggtggaggtggagtactggtttgggctggtatcatcaaagatgagcttgtggggccttttcgggttgaggatggagtcaagctcaactcccagtcatactgccagtttctggaagacaccttcttcaagcagtggtacaggaagaagtctgcatccttcaagaaaaacatgattttcatgcaggacaatgctccatcacacgcgtccaagtactccacagcgtggctggcaagaaagggtataaaagaagaaaatctaatgacatggcctccttgttcacctgatctgaaccccattgagaacctgtggtccatcatcaaatgtgagatttacaaggagggaaaacagtacacctctctgaacagtgtctgggaggctgtggttgctgctgcacgcaatgttgatggtgaacagatcaaaacactgacagaatccatggatggcaggcttttgagtgtccttgcaaagaaaggtggctatattggtcactgatttgtttttgttttgtttttgaatgtcagaaatgtatatttgtgaatgttgagatgttatattggtttcactggtaaaaataaataattgaaatgggtatatatttgttttttgttaagttgcctaataattatgcacagtaatagtcacctgcacacacagatatccccctaaaatagctaaaactaaaaacaaactaaaaactacttccaaaaatattcagctttgatattaatgagttttttgggttcattgagaacatggttgttgttcaataataaaattaatcctcaaaaatacaacttgcctaataattctgcactccctgtatttggggAGTTGGTATTGGCCAAGGGACATAGTGGGGATGGCGGCCTGAAAAAAAAAGCCCTATATGTGTATGCGCCAGCTGCAGTTTTTGTGGCCCATATTGGATTTAAGGCCGTAATTATATGCTACCTGGATTTGTTCTTCCACTGTTTCTTTATTAAGAGATAATGTGTGATGCttctaaaatataatttatttagaaATCCTGTTTCTTTCCATCTCGTTCCGTTCTCAGACCCCATTCACCATGTCCTGTGCTGGTGAGGAGGACTTCAGCACCCAGGAGCTGGCCACTCATCAACCACGCCAGGAGGAATCGTCTGCTGtggaagtaggaggagcaccgGCTTCCAGTCCTGACCCACAGCTCAGGCAGTGTCAGCGGAGAAGGGGGGCTAGGCCCAATCCTTTATCTCGCTCAGATACTCGAGCTCTGCTTGATAGTCAGGTGCTCGAGTATTTGAGCgagagaaggaaggaagggaaCGAGGAGCGGATGATGAGTGGCCTAGCTCCTCTTATCCAAGACTGGCCCCAAGAAAAAACCCAGCTATTTGTAAATGTAATGACTTCAGTGGCCACAATAATGGATTCCAATCCGGATACCATGGAGCTCATTCGTATTGTGGACAGCATGAAGCAGCGGGTTTATGCAAGGTCTTTAGAGCCTCAACCAGGACCAAGTATGGCCCCAACTCAGACAGGCCAAAACTAGTTTATCACAGCCCCTGGACCGGCAAACTGCTTGGCGCCTGCAATACCCAGGACAAACCTCATTTCCCCCCACAGT from the Bufo bufo chromosome 2, aBufBuf1.1, whole genome shotgun sequence genome contains:
- the LOC120990792 gene encoding olfactory receptor 11L1-like, producing the protein MSTNHSSVTHFILLGFSLSKQTQLFLFILFLIIYSMTLMSNLLVITLVTFQRSLHKPMYFFIGNFSFLEMWYTTVTVPRMLKDLGTGNKTISSIGCISQFYFLFSLGATQHFLLAIMAYDRFLAICFPLRYTNLMCRSTCGKLAAASWIAGWLSISLPAAMMSRLVFCGPNIMDHFFCDFSPLLQLSCTETWLNEIIFSAVAWTVILGCFFFTFMSYISVVTAILRIPSSIGRQKAFSTCASHIAVVGIFFGTVIFMYIRPKAKNSSPIDKVVSVFYSVVVPLLNPMIYSLRNKEMKNALWKAVNKLKRT